One genomic region from Lates calcarifer isolate ASB-BC8 linkage group LG10, TLL_Latcal_v3, whole genome shotgun sequence encodes:
- the tasor2 gene encoding uncharacterized protein tasor2 isoform X2, protein MESGNGGASSKGVLVPVPDTSDVFQNCILAPLQSAYLYEESKQSFRYKSAVLIKNPVLEEKYNAFRAKRREVGYSEEDLKETYGFLLFDDVNTAHSLGETGLLTGNGTCTTLGDPWKGVYISMYSDCLDPNRWYHGKSGYIAIVRLTKGRVKKVLENYTQNFTAPTVGFDCHVSEDLSSVSAKTSSFLAFERTQYYMYELLDDGSSETAQSPSAACPFAIVSFSYTDSKATLVAPQETSEERKLVCHYLPWRGQLQVGSQSYDVGLRSTSGALIPAKLPPVVKVDRAISMSDLTQLLPKAAFETCFSGEVYLDGSYCSLCELVPSEAEGTNSLSLLLREIKEKDLALPVPLNDGGFLILLHASHFLTYDETGSNTTEVLQGMFVFPDSRVIQKDTKSGWRKAAVSSDILRVLPVLSYAEGEVEKTPFNPSEELCEVLAQHMQNYAALINPGLALSPSREVSIFPDQYDVPDAHKHLYSSPEWTDKAWQSFRSYVSKPVSYQLPVSKASEILAAGQEERREDLDDDVYICLSSPEEVLADPVSMGSEDRLTEQESPVNVEISMDSCITSADAQVDLTAVPENVVPEDLQTGDATKDNEKSDLTVLIKTDDTGAKTILTPPSSDDLSAELIVSITSERTVTDESLNVISTVPATKHNDFQLSGFSAAKLQTEGVNSMHDETVKIKNKDCTEVTNFTKTKRRKLRRGHAKGQKKASKAYVETLHSQTVKRPEQDGISMSQKDDQAKESLGHSQLNNPLNIDWRKLPRRKRRFGLSSKNKKVRSVTVGFGLVEEKKSDPGQPSVEGTVLMELEVCPLRKKTERWDLKPVISECGRILVPHGSAVGAHQIKSLTDKIQSTTDEQYPEKMLVDAPENAHDRVEMEQEPRTASETAVDKTEATTNTDDDSLPLNPQNTDYFSKNDGTGTPPSEAIKEKHTDNLSPGKCATKGECLLSKLKSVLSRGKRKTDFLMSEGTTADTAKDAEPCLKKGRGDSDAEALKSNNANTSVQDTNVGIKAVSRMLSVDPIFAFALGLTPKEKPAKVQKSEGHDSQLRKDSSETQEQIILDKQPQIIQKPPSIFPRRGRIKTLKKHQGVSAEHIKKKWWLHFQTPACFTTEKLKYKECTRDNSVRKTVKEKMNSACSSTDALNLLADLALSASNDQVPQQPDPALERKPETSLKKCGLSKDVTSAEQESVLHALLRQPAARPTQPLESPSPSHLAGDSELVGLISKEHAYSLPPSSPLLLGLPGTPFQVSPLSGSTRLLHHHQQLYGDGIQTLHPSVCQEDRGKHNHRSPDYLKKQMVRRQRFRHSRTFVNKDGSIQVTRQWNENYDFNRDSKFTSDSKDRAIIRALHGPWDFSIQDTTEEVRLIVHMWIGLFYSRSTARFFHIDLNCTYPYSEGSDPLELSSGKVSAPAQTELKANSFGGLPSVADTQDPSISKALDLSKKDNSVLDQGSVILDLSLRNSSAEAVTSDPQANKKETSVSGEQKEASETVNTIKSSVELQECNKMMVPSAETIDEVNDVKSICENEKTCSPSQKAGGVEHTDVPSFKGDGSLIPPQEEVESVSIQTENVQTASGIGHMSHGCNKEETHMIDGSENSETLEMNLVQKHATDSSESVTDKEVEYSKDADDLVHTEEHEGIKTKDGETWEVKENPCQKGNREPSPKVIDLPDDPTNTKLGILCNDNCLENGNQSSNEEPKAVSTGQAENVNKDVDCCTGHEGTMTTDEDHFGKDDGLNEKDRCALGVEADSDLTDQPLPMMCDGPDSVKEECITDCSHQAPSDEQPSQADNKEDACHDLQLRKPCGNGSALTDECAISEKATPSEIEPVCNEPAVEENPENDICLVDKADDQKALSPEPDESTYSLYGAIPQTKETLGTGSENTGMVVSSDHEDQETKLVVGEEKCGNTTQEEPFHHHSHSPQCEVMKECEDEEALSEETDIKMDKTNEGLENSHSRVVIPFIGMDISGEDIVQPLISYPQDKTQVVHGQKGIPFISEATYPDLPSEVCRTSEMYSDKEEPSAGKISLRDVSETNQPVILGSECNDRCPTPTVDEMPYECTPSSSTSAFTSSETYKNFTQKCLSRSSTPTKDEVSLEHKLCLKSTVNSDPKAQYGLHPDLELRTLRVLQSIDKFLSESNHTDKSSQIQTADMTSCLDQTHKLSSKYIPTCLAPSHTTADLKDSKISNSKPAVVSASSSQESSDHFLISPFKSKLEEVLGVRLQLKKTDSPLPQQYFGRTDKLQEASVGQDYCHSYTSIPSTECLQSIKTNLDQDRPKTSQSNLNHEPRSYSQRPVMAVKPSKSDEGQADYTCKDEQLEYSPKKKQTKSPVFTYTASSAMPLEKRTENFKGRSVLNDDKQESSEFSSKSSWWSNVSDSNTDKAKLALLEPSYQYQGKDISKFNKIFSSSLPMLSFDSSKM, encoded by the exons ATGGAAAGTGGAAATGGTGGTGCCTCGAGCAAAG GTGTTTTAGTACCTGTGCCAGACACTTCTGACGTCTTTCAAAACTGTATTTTGGCTCCACTTCAAAGTGCGTATTTGTATGAAGAGTCGAAGCAGTCTTTCAGATATAAGTCCGCTGTCTTGATTAAGAATCCAGTGCTGGAAGAAAAG TATAATGCCTTCCGAGCAAAGAGAAGAGAAGTAGGATATTCAGAGGAGGATTTGAAGGAAACCTACGGGTTTTTGCTGTTCGATGATGTCAATACG gCTCATTCACTTGGAGAAACTGGTTTGCTCACAGGAAATGGTACATGCACAACTCTTGGAGATCCTTGGAAGG GTGTTTACATATCAATGTACTCTGACTGTTTGGATCCAAATCGCTGGTATCATGGGAAATCTGGATACATTGCCATCGTCAGATTGACAAAG GGGAGAGTTAAAAAGGTTTTAGAGAACTACACCCAGAATTTCACAGCACCCACTGTAGGGTTTGACTGCCATGTGTCAGAAGACTTGTCCTCAGTATCTGCCAAAACCAGCTCCTTTCTTGCTTTTGAGAGAACCCAG TATTACATGTATGAGCTGTTAGATGATGGAAGCAGTGAAACAGCTCAGTCTCCCAGTGCTGCCTGTCCTTTTGCTATTGTATCGTTCTCATACACGGACTCCAAAGCAACACTTGTAGCACCTCAGGAGACAAG TGAGGAGAGGAAACTGG TTTGTCATTACTTGCCCTGGAGAGGTCAGCTTCAAGTAGGCTCCCAGTCCTATGATGTTGGGCTGAGGTCTACATCAGGAGCCTTGATTCCTGCAAAACT GCCACCAGTGGTCAAAGTTGACAGAGCTATTTCCATGTCAGATCTGACGCAGCTGTTGCCAAAGGCTGCCTTTGAAACCTGCTTCTCTGGTGAAG tttatctGGACGGATCATACTGCAGTCTCTGTGAGCTGGTTCCTTCTGAGGCGGAAGGAACTAACTCACTATCTCTCCTTCTGCGGGAGATCAAAGAGAAAGATCTT GCTCTCCCTGTTCCACTGAATGATGGTGGTTTTCTTATCCTGTTGCACGCCTCCCATTTCCTTACATATGATG aaACTGGGTCAAATACAACTGAGGTCCTGCAaggcatgtttgtttttccagactCGAGGGTTATACAGAAAG acacaaaatctGGATGGAGAAAGGCAGCTGTGTCATCTGATATTCTTCGAGTTCTACCAGTGCTAAGTTATGCAGAGGGTGAAGTTGAGAAAACACCCTTCAACCCAAGTGAAGAACTGTGTGAAGTGTTGGCGCAGCATATGCAGAATTATGCAGCACTGATAAATCCTGGGTTGGCATTAAGTCCCTCAAGGGAAGTCAGCATCTTTCCAGATCAGTACGATGTGCCggatgcacacaaacacctatACTCATCCCCTGAGTGGACTGACAAGGCATGGCAGAGCTTCAGGTCATATGTGAGCAAACCAGTCTCCTATCAACTGCCAGTGTCTAAGGCTTCAGAGATCCTTGCAGCTGGACAAGAGGAGCGAAGAGAAGACCTTGATGACGATGTCTACATCTGTCTGTCATCGCCTGAGGAAGTATTAGCTGATCCTGTTAGCATGGGGTCAGAAGACCGATTGACAGAACAGGAATCTCCTGTAAATGTCGAGATATCTATGGACAGTTGTATAACCAGTGCTGACGCACAAGTTGACTTAACAGCTGTGCCTGAAAATGTTGTACCGGAGGATTTGCAAACTGGAGATGCAAccaaagacaatgaaaaatctGACCTGACTGTACTGATCAAAACTGATGATACAGGGGCAAAAACTATTCTGACTCCCCCTTCATCAGATGACCTTTCAGCAGAGCTGATTGTCAGCATCACATCAGAGAGAACTGTCACTGATGAGAGTTTAAATGTGATCAGTACAGTGCCAGCAACAAAGCATAATGACTTTCAGCTCTCTGGTTTTTCTGCAGCCAAATTGCAAACAGAAGGAGTGAACTCTATGCATGATGAGactgtcaaaatcaaaaataaagacTGCACTGAGGTCACcaatttcacaaaaacaaaacgaaGGAAATTGCGTAGGGGACATGCCAAAGGTCAGAAAAAGGCATCTAAAGCTTATGTTGAGACTCTCCATTCACAGACAGTCAAAAGACCAGAGCAGGACGGCATCTCCATGAGTCAGAAGGATGACCAGGCCAAGGAATCATTAGGCCACTCACAGCTGAACAATCCATTGAATATTGATTGGAGAAAATTACCAAGGCGAAAACGCAGATTTGGACTGTCATCTAAAAATAAGAAAGTGAGATCTGTGACTGTTGGCTTTGGACTAGTAGAGGAGAAAAAATCAGACCCTGGACAGCCAAGCGTGGAGGGCACTGTTTTAATGGAACTTGAAGTTTGTCCtctgaggaagaaaacagaacGCTGGGATCTAAAGCCGGTTATCAGTGAATGTGGAAGAATTTTGGTTCCTCATGGCTCTGCAGTTGGTGCTCATCAGATTAAGTCTTTGACAGATAAGATTCAAAGTACAACAGATGAACAGTACCCTGAAAAAATGTTGGTTGATGCCCCTGAGAATGCTCATGACAGAGTTGAAATGGAGCAAGAGCCTAGAACTGCTTCAGAGACAGCAGTGGACAAAACAGAGGCCACAACAAATACTGATGATGATTCATTGCCCTTGAATCCACAGAATACTGACTATTTTTCAAAGAATGATGGCACGGGCACTCCTCCCTCAGAAGCAATTAAAGAAAAGCACACTGATAACTTGTCTCCAGGAAAGTGTGCAACAAAGGGTGAATGTCTGTTGAGTAAACTAAAATCTGTTCTTTCaaggggaaagagaaaaacagatttccTTATGTCAGAGGGAACAACTGCAGATACTGCCAAGGACGCTGAACCTTGTCTCAAGAAGGGCAGAGGTGACTCTGATGCTGAGGCATTGAAGAGTAATAATGCAAATACAAGTGTTCAGGACACCAATGTGGGTATCAAAGCGGTTTCAAGAATGCTATCAGTTGACCCTATTTTTGCATTTGCTTTAGGCCTTACCCCTAAAGAAAAACCAGCTAAGGTACAGAAAAGTGAGGGTCATGATTCTCAGCTACGGAAAGACTCATCAGAGACACAAGAACAAATCATTTTAGACAAACAACCTCAAATCATACAAAAGCCTCCATCAATTTTCCCAAGAAGGGGCAGGATTAAAACTCTCAAAAAGCATCAAGGAGTCTCTGCAGAacatattaaaaagaaat GGTGGTTGCATTTTCAAACTCCAGCTTGTTTTACCACTGAAAAACTCAAATACAAAGAGTGTACTAGGGATAATTCTGTCAGGAAGACTGTTAAGGAAAAAATGAACAGTGCTTGCTCATCTACAGATGCTTTGAACTTACTTGCTGACTTGGCACTCAGTGCCAGTAATGACCAGGTTCCACAACAACCAGACCCAGCACTTGAGAGAAAACCTGAGACAAGTTTGAAGAAGTGTGGCCTTTCAAAAGATGTTACCAGTGCTGAACAAGAGTCAGTGCTTCATGCTCTGCTTAGACAGCCTGCTGCTAGACCCACTCAGCCTCTTGAGTCTCCTTCACCAAGCCATCTTGCAGGAGACAGTGAATTGGTTGGTTTGATATCTAAAGAACATGCTTACTCATTGCCCCCGTCTTCCCCTCTGCTGTTGGGTTTGCCAGGTACACCCTTCCAGGTTTCCCCTTTAAGCGGTTCTACCAGACTGCTGCACCATCACCAGCAATTGTATGGCGATGGAATTCAAACACTACACCCTTCTGTTTGTCAGGAAGACAGAGGTAAACACAACCACAGGTCTCCAGACtacctgaaaaaacaaatggtgCGCAGGCAAAGGTTCAGACACTCACGCACCTTTGTTAACAAAGATGGATCTATTCAAGTCACAAGGCAATGGAATGAAAACTATGACTTTAATCGAGACAGCAAGTTTACAAGTGACTCAAAGGATAGAGCTATCATACGAGCCTTGCATGG CCCATGGGATTTCTCCATTCAAGACACCACGGAAGAGGTACGGCTCATTGTCCACATGTGGATAGGTCTGTTTTATAGCCGGTCAACAGCCAGATTCTTTCACATAGACTTGAACTGTACATACCCATATTCAGAAGGGAGTGATCCTTTGGAACTGTCCAGTGGAAAGGTATCAGCACCAGCTCAGACTGAGCTCAAGGCGAATTCATTTGGTGGTTTACCAAGTGTAGCAGACACTCAAGACCCTTCAATTTCAAAAGCTTTGGACCTTAGCAAAAAAGATAACTCTGTCTTGGACCAAGGATCTGTGATTTTGGACTTGTCACTGAGAAACTCTAGTGCAGAGGCTGTCACTTCAGATCCACAGGCCAACAAAAAAGAGACTTCTGTGTCTGGTGAACAGAAAGAAGCAAGTGAAACAGTGAACACCATCAAGTCATCTGTTGAACTACAGGAG TGTAACAAAATGATGGTACCCTCTGCAGAGACTATTGATGAGGTGAATGATGTCAAAAGCATctgtgaaaatgagaaaacttGTAGTCCTTCACAGAAGGCTGGTGGCGTGGAGCACACTGATGTACCATCTTTTAAAGGTGATGGATCACTCATTCCTCCACAAGAAGAGGTGGAAAGTGTATCcattcagacagaaaatgttcagACTGCTTCAGGAATCGGCCACATGTCACATGGATGCAACAAAGAAGAGACACATATGATAGATGGCTCTGAAAATTCAGAAACTTTAGAGATGAATTTGGTTCAGAAACATGCCACAGATTCATCAGAATCTGTGACAGACAAAGAGGTGGAGTACAGCAAAGATGCAGATGATTTGGTTCATACAGAGGAGCATGAAGGAATTAAAACCAAAGATGGGGAAACTTGGGAAGTGAAAGAAAACCCATGCCAAAAAGGCAACAGAGAACCTTCACCTAAAGTGATTGATTTACCTGATGATcctacaaacacaaaactgggTATTCTCTGCAATGATAATTGTTTGGAGAATGGGAACCAGTCATCAAATGAGGAACCTAAAGCAGTCTCAACAGGCCAGGCTGAAAATGTTAATAAAGATGTGGATTGCTGTACAGGACATGAAGGTACCATGACCACAGATGAAGATCACTTTGGAAAAGACGATGGGCTTAATGAGAAAGACCGCTGCGCTTTAGGTGTTGAAGCTGACAGCGATTTGACTGATCAGCCATTACCAATGATGTGCGATGGCCCTGATTCAGTAAAGGAGGAATGTATTACAGATTGTAGTCATCAGGCACCATCTGATGAGCAACCATCTCAAGCAGACAACAAAGAAGATGCCTGCCATGATTTACAGTTGAGAAAGCCATGTGGAAATGGCAGTGCATTGACAGATGAATGTGCTATTTCAGAAAAAGCAACTCCATCTGAAATAGAGCCTGTCTGTAATGAACCTGCAGTTGAGGAAAATCCAGAGAATGATATTTGTTTGGTGGATAAGGCAGATGATCAGAAGGCATTGTCACCTGAACCTGATGAGAGCACCTATTCATTATATGGGGCTATTCCTCAGACAAAGGAGACTTtgggaacaggaagtgaaaacacCGGAATGGTAGTCAGTAGTGATCATGAAGATCAGGAAACCAAATTAGTTGTGGGAGAGGAAAAGTGTGGTAACACAACTCAAGAAGAACCATTTCATCACCACTCTCATTCACCTCAGTGTGAGGTAATGAAAGAGTGTGAAGATGAGGAGGCACTGTCTGAAGAAACAGATATCAAAATGGACAAAACAAATGAGGGACTGGAAAATAGTCATAGTAGAGTTGTAATTCCATTTATTGGAATGGACATCTCTGGAGAGGATATAGTACAACCACTTATCTCATACCCACAAGACAAGACTCAAGTTGTTCATGGTCAGAAAGGAATACCATTTATTAGTGAAGCTACCTACCCTGACTTACCCTCAGAGGTATGCAGAACATCTGAAATGTACAGTGACAAGGAAGAACCGTCTGCTGGCAAAATATCACTTCGTGATGTAAGCGAAACTAATCAGCCAGTAATTTTGGGAAGTGAATGTAATGACAGGTGTCCTACTCCAACTGTGGATGAGATGCCATATGAGTGCACACCTAGCAGCAGTACTTCTGCTTTTACTAGTAGTGAAACATACAAAAACTTTACTCAAAAATGTCTTAGCAGAAGCTCAACACCTACAAAGGATGAGGTCTCTCTCGAGCATAAACTTTGTCTCAAGTCTACAGTTAACAGTGACCCCAAAGCTCAGTATGGTCTTCATCCTGATCTGGAACTAAGAACTCTAAGAGTTCTACAAAGTATAGACAAGTTCCTCTCCGAATCAAACCACACTGACAAATCCAGCCAGATTCAAACAGCTGATATGACGAGCTGTCTTGATCAAACCCATAAACTCAGCAGCAAGTACATCCCCACTTGCTTAGCCCCAAGCCACACTACAGCTGATTTAAAGGACAGTAAAATAAGCAATTCAAAGCCAGCAGTGGTGTCAGCCTCTTCTTCACAAGAATCATCAGATCACTTTCTTATATCACCTTTCAAAAGTAAACTAGAGGAAGTACTTGGTGTTAGGTTGCAGCTAAAGAAAACCGACTCACCACTTCCTCAACAGTATTTTGGAAGAACAGATAAATTACAGGAAGCCTCTGTAGGGCAAGATTATTGTCATTCCTACACATCTATTCCTTCCACTGAGTGTTTGCAAAGCATTAAAACAAATCTTGACCAAGATAGGCCTAAAACATCACAGTCCAATTTAAATCATGAACCCCGTTCATACAGTCAGCGTCCTGTCATGGCTGTGAAACCCTCCAAAAGTGATGAAGGTCAAGCAGATTACACCTGTAAAGATGAACAACTTGAATACTCTCCCAAAAAGAAACAGACCAAAAGCCCTGTTTTCACGTACACCGCATCCTCTGCCATGCCCTTGGAGAAGAGGACAGAAAATTTCAAGGGAAGATCTGTACTTAATGATGATAAACAAGAATCCAGTGAGTTTTCCTCCAAAAGTAGTTGGTGGTCAAATGTTAGTGACTCTAACACAGATAAAGCTAAACTTGCACTTTTAGAGCCCTCATATCAGTACCAAGGAAAGGACATCTCAAAATTCAACAAGATTTTCTCATCATCTCTGCCCATGCTGTCATTTGACTCCAGCAAAATGTGA